tgaatttttttagctcatAACTTAAAGAACAATAGCATGTATGAAGCAGACTCGGCCGAATCGTAAATTACAACGAACCCAATCAATTCCTAATGTATAGCAATTATTTTTCCTGGCTTCTGCCATTTCAAATGAACATAATGTACACAGAAATTAGCAGCCGTTAAACATGTACTATCATTAACCAATAACTAACACATCCTAACCATAAGAGGCAGAGTTAGAAAACAGGCAATGCAGTAATGCAATCTACTCCAATGTAACCAGACCCGAATGCCATAACAATTTCTCTCTGCAACATTGCTACCAACAAATTTCCCGGCACCGAGATTGCATTCTCTCTCTGAAAGGAAGAACAACCAAACCCAAGCTCACCTTGAACGGGGTCGATGCTTTCAAGATCAATTTTGAGATCCTCTACTTCCTCATCCAACTCGTCATCACCGGACGCCGCCATAACCTCCTCCTTCGTCCCCTCCGTAGCCTCCTCCGCTGCTCGcctctccctttccctctccttcctctcccgcgTCCGCTTCTCCCGCCTCGCCACCGCGTCCAGCACCGCGgtgtccacctccgcctcctcacccgcaccggcctccccctccccgcccgtCCTCCGCACCGTCCAGAACGACGGCGCCGAGAGCGACAGAGACAGCCCGTCCCCGGCCCGGAGCTCGCCCGCCTCGCCGCGGCGGTACACCTTGTCTCCGCCGAACGACGAGCGGACGAGCACGGGGTTCCTCCCCACGACGTCGAAGGCGACCCTAGGCTCTCCGCCGCCCACGAGGCGGAGCGACACGTGGCGGCGCGACACGTTGAGGTCTGCCGGAGCCTGGTCGCCGCGGCCGAGGTCGGCCGCCGGGGACTCGCTGGAGAGGGGAACCACTCTTCCGCCGCCGCCTGCTTCGAGCTCCAGCTCCATCGCGCCCGGTTCGCGGTGAGGAGGTGGGGGATTTGGAACTTTGGAGTGGGAGGCGACGACTGCGAAGAATGGAGGGAGAGTGCCGGCGGGGTCGTCTTTTCGGGAGGCGGTGCCGAGATCTGGGCCTTTTAGGCTTTGTGCTACGTGGGTAGACCAGGGGCCTGCTTGGATAATAATAGCAAAAGGGAACAAATAAGGCCTGCTTAGGTTTTGTTCACGTGGCCCGGGCCGGTGGTCTCTGCACGCAGGCCCTTCCAGAAGATCAAAACACCGAATTTGTCTCAAAAAAATTAGTACATTTATATCGACTGCCATTTACTAAAAAAAATTATATCGACCGCCATATTCCTGGAGACACTCGCTCCTAGAGTGCTCAATGGCGAGATGTATATGGGCGCTAGATAAAGGAGACATAGTAGACCGGATGATCACTAGCACGGAGCCGAGGGCAAAACACTGGATCTTTGCGCTCATGGATGCGTTTTCTCATGTGGAATTTGTGAGAATGGAGTCACACTCTGGGCTATTTGGGTTGCACGCCGGAAATTTCATTCATGAAGGTATCACACAAAGTCCTCTGTTCACCCACCTGTTCATCTAGCGATTTATAGCGGAATTGGATATGCTTCAGGAGAGAAAGCCGACATTTTTgcagccagccccccccccccccccccgccggaagTTCGCCAGGTACATGCAAGGCCAAAGGCCCCTTCGGCCGCGGCTGCGTGCCGTGATGAACAGGTCAACTACCTTGGGAGCTCCTCACTGGTGATTGATGGACAACTAGATCCCGCCACCCTTGAAGCAATTGCGTGCAGGGAAGCAATGGCCCTTGCGGAAGATTTGCTAGTTCAAAACTTCGTAATCTCTTCGGACTGCAAACAGGTTGTGGAAGATATACGAAAAGGAAATCAAGGTCCTTATGGATCCATCGTTACAAAGATAAAACTTCGAGCTACTAGTTTTAGATGTAGTTTTATTTTTGAAGGGTGAGCCGTTAATGGCGAGGCCCACAGTTTAGCTAAGCACTCTCTTTCCCTCGGTCTGGGACACCACGTCTGGTTGGCTAATCCCCGCGATCGAAATTGTATCCCACTCCATGTGGATTATCATCAATAAAGCTTAGCTTTCCTCTCAAAAAAATTAGTACATTTATATTTGTCTAAAAAAATTAGTACATTTATATTTtcattttttaatcttttttttaaaaaatgctcctaaaacgtcttacatttgtttacaaagggagtagtactTTTTTTTGCTGGAACTTCATTACATTTGCACGTCGTGTTGGTGGTAAATCTGAAATTAAAGTTCACTAGATTGGTTAGATTCTCTATTTAACATTACAGATTAATATTCTTGGTGCATTAGTACAAATTCATATAAGAATGTTTTAATCTAATTAGATGTGGTAAGATACTAAGATTACAATTTAGGATACGTTTGGTGGCTTCTTTTTTTGAAGTTTTAGAAGAATACCGTGGGCTTTTTAGAACCACGGTTGTAAATACTTTCATGATTTGGAATCAATAAATAGTGTATTTTTATAAACAATAGTGTCTTCAATGccgttatttttatttatttgaaaAAGAAGCCTCAACATATTTGAAAAAGAGCCCTCGATCACTTTTTTCTAAACCAAACTATGGTTtttagaaataaataaataattatatATGCATTGCAATGGGGCATAAATATTTTAGCAAGTTAGTCCGTGATTTGCATGTCTATATTAGATTGCTTTTTAACACTTATTTAGTAATATAAGCACTTATTGGCTTATAAAAAAACAAGGTTTGATTTGGCAAACCAATAAAAGATGTGGCATTTTTCAAGCAAAGCTGATAGAAAATCAGATATGGGAAGAAAAAACTTAAAAGTATGACAGAGGGGGCAGAATGTAGGTACAATAGATTGGACAAGGACGAATGGTTGACAGAACCATAACTTTGTGTCTTTTTTAAATAGTATAATATATGAGAGAAATACTCATTGCCTGAATATCGAGATCTTAGATTATTACGAGTGGGGAAGGCGTGGCTAAACTTGGGTGCATTGCACCCTCTTATCCAACCATCTATATGTTGCTTCGTGATCTGTGCTTGAACTTCTTCCCCCAAAtgaaacaacatatgaacttcaaatcAATAAAATATTAGACCTCAATATGTGGAAAAACTTTAAAATTTTAGTGTATATCATAAATACTTAAATAATATATTTATAATAAAAAATATTTTGTATTTTTTGGAACAAAAAATCTGAAACAATTTTTGCTCATTGTATTTCTAAAAGTTTTGTCAATCTGCAAAGTTTGAAGCCCATATTTTTTATTTCAGAATAAAAAGGAACTTTTTCTATAGTAAGTTAGTTTGTTGGCACAGATCGCAATGCAGTATTGGACAGTACAAATAAGGGGCACATTACACCTAGGTTAGAAAAAAAAAACAGTCTCATACTATATATGGTTTCCCTTCAACTAAACCGTGCTGCCAAACTATGCTTACATatctaattccatttttttgtttaaTGCATGTTTCAATGATTTAACTATGAAGATGAAGAATAGAATGAAAATAGATTTATTTTTCAAAAGGGATGTTTCCAGCTACAAGATTCCTACCACTGAACATGCAAATCCACCAAAGGTGCTTGTAGAGCTAAGGGCATGTTAGGTTCATTACTAACTTTAccacaactaaccttaggcaaaTTCTCACTGTCAATAAGTGTGACGAACGAAATGACCAACACGTAGAACACATACATCTCTACTCCTACGTATTGTGACGGTGAGAATCATACCTTAGCTTATCTTATACCTGTCTGCTCCTAAACATAATACCTTTTAGAGaattcactatggactacatacggagcaaattgaGTGAATGTATACACTTAAAAtatatgtatatacatccgtatgtagcccatagtgaaatctctaaaaggttttatatttagaatggagggagtatgaagcAACACATACATCTCTACTCCTAAAAAAGTGTGATAAGCTACAATTGCGGCAATGAACGAAATAGTACATGGCTaagattcttttttttttgcgggaacatGGCTAAGATATCGTGGCATGACTAAAGTTATGTGTGGGCGTGTGGCAACCTTAGACTATAAACCAAACATGCCTTAACTTACTATTATCATTTTTTGCGGGTGAAACACGCCCTAAGTTTGAACAAAAACAAATTTAGGCTTTTCTGTATTATTATCAAATATATGTGTTGCCATATATCATATCAGCACTACTTTTGAGACTAGCTAGCTAGATCAGTCGACGCTTTCGCCTTGTCTACGCATTGCATACCGGTGGGCAAACGGCTGACGCCTGACGGCCTGAGAGCTGAGATACGTAAACGTATTCATGCATGACTGACTGGTACACGTACTACTAGGGTAATACCATGTCCAAGTTCTTCAGCAATGTTTGACAAGTTAGCGCTGTCGATCGAGTCAAGTCAATCCTGCCGGGCTAAGTCCAGCAACGTAGTACGTTAGATAAGCAGATTTGACATATTCACCATCGCCTCTCAACTTTTCCGGCCCGATCAAACAAAGCACGCCTTCGGTCAACCGCCCACTCGATCCTTGCTTGTGCTCCGTCACTCACTCACTCACTATATATAACTCGATCCTAGCTCGATTGCTCCAAGCTCTTGTCCAAGATGGCGGCACTGAAGGCGTGCATGCTGCTGTTCACGGCCTTCTTCTTCTCGGCGCACATCCAGCAGTTGTCCGCGGCCTTCAAGGTGCGCGGCAATGGCGGAGGCCATCGGACGGGCGACCGCGTGCTCGCTCACGTCCGCGGCGCCGTTCGTCACCGGCTTCGGGCGTTTGCGCCTTCGGTGGACTGCTTCGTGGATGGTCTGAAGACGAACAAGCTTCTTCTTACTTGAGGCGGCTGGCTTACTATGGTTTTGAGTTTTGGCTTCTGGCTGTATATATGTGTGTAATAATAACATTGCTTCGGACCGATCGCCTTCAATCTGTCAAGAGATAGGAAGTGTATTCATAAATCATAACTGCATGTCCGCAGATGATTATCCAGATGGACGCTTTTCTTGTTTCGGAAAAATGTTGACGTTAGGAAGCAAATTACCACCATTCAGAATTTTATAAAACATAACGATTGTCTTAAATATATCAGTTTTGCTAAAGCCTTGGTCACCATTCAAAAAAAAAACACTttacataaaggaatggagggTATCTTAGAGAGAGGCGCTCACCGAGAACTAGGTCACTGTGGCTGAGGTCGAACTCCGGGGGACTTGCCAGAGAGAGAAACGGAAACCACTCTTCTATTACCCCCGCCTGCTTCGGGCTCCAGTTTTATCGTGCCCGCCGTCTGGTCGACGATGAAAGTGGGGATTTGGGTGTTTGGACATTTGGAATTGGATGGGAGGTGGCTACGGATGTAAATGATATGTATAATTTTCGCTTTGAATTCACATCCACATATGTTTTTAAGATGGTATGCACTTATATAAATTCATCACATATGGACTTGCATGTGGATTTTGGTGAACAGGGTATCCGTCAGATTTGGTTTCGATAATATTCGACTTATGTGGATTATCCGTTATCTATTGTAGAGTATTCAAGGTTATCAAATCGCCTTATCCTAAAAAATAATTAGACCATGGGTCAACCCTAAATACCCGTCAGGCCACAAATTACAATCATAGATTATAACTCAAGCCCTAATACGACCACAAATCACACACAAAAGTCATGATCATCTGTATTGTCATAACCTAAACTCTATTGAACTGACGTCAGCTCATAGCCGCTTCA
The sequence above is drawn from the Triticum aestivum cultivar Chinese Spring chromosome 7A, IWGSC CS RefSeq v2.1, whole genome shotgun sequence genome and encodes:
- the LOC123151789 gene encoding uncharacterized protein DDB_G0286299, with translation MELELEAGGGGRVVPLSSESPAADLGRGDQAPADLNVSRRHVSLRLVGGGEPRVAFDVVGRNPVLVRSSFGGDKVYRRGEAGELRAGDGLSLSLSAPSFWTVRRTGGEGEAGAGEEAEVDTAVLDAVARREKRTRERKERERERRAAEEATEGTKEEVMAASGDDELDEEVEDLKIDLESIDPVQEFGFLSMGHEFDNYPKGRIRPPKDWNWFLEEITKGSDDEDDDDVSNTGRKSRGRSGANKKKKRGGEDDDEWTDQSEDGKDSLLTGSSMKRPKKYVTRSKDPKKPRKESSKTENEDTADEQDETDEDDEDDEADETLGGFIVGEEDEPMEELSEEEEEDEFDDEDEDD